A part of Chloroflexota bacterium genomic DNA contains:
- a CDS encoding LysM peptidoglycan-binding domain-containing protein has protein sequence MRYLWKRLVALALVVLVLQLFLGATVASAQGGVWHCVTAGQTLFAIGRLYGANPWCIAQVNGLANPNYIRVGQWLWIGDQCLGWSAYRSAPPPTPPGPYYPPPWYYPPYWYWPYYGYGWGAWSWPWYTWYN, from the coding sequence ATGAGGTACTTATGGAAGAGGCTGGTGGCCCTGGCGCTGGTCGTGTTGGTGCTCCAGTTGTTCTTGGGGGCGACTGTGGCGAGCGCGCAGGGTGGGGTCTGGCATTGTGTGACGGCTGGGCAAACGCTGTTTGCCATAGGCCGCCTGTACGGGGCGAATCCGTGGTGCATCGCCCAGGTGAATGGGCTGGCCAACCCCAACTATATTCGGGTGGGGCAGTGGCTGTGGATCGGCGACCAGTGCCTTGGGTGGTCAGCCTATAGGTCAGCCCCGCCGCCAACGCCGCCAGGGCCGTATTATCCGCCGCCGTGGTACTATCCACCCTACTGGTACTGGCCATACTACGGGTATGGTTGGGGCGCTTGGAGTTGGCCCTGGTATACCTGGTATAACTGA
- a CDS encoding nitroreductase family protein has translation MNETLETIRKRRTIRKFTAEDVTDEQLETLLLAGFYAPNRLDLRPLHYVVIREAGLKEKLANALRVRPYIQQAPVVIAVVGDPNISPTWPLDGAAAMENMAIAATAMGLGAAWVGGPGNTMWDSAVQVLRESASLPPQMEAVGLLCVGHPDEAKPAHTKDAKYDGSRVHLDHWNNLRP, from the coding sequence ATGAACGAGACGTTGGAAACCATTCGCAAACGGCGTACCATCCGCAAATTCACCGCCGAGGATGTAACCGATGAGCAATTGGAGACCCTCCTGTTGGCGGGCTTCTACGCGCCGAACCGCCTGGACCTGCGCCCCCTGCACTATGTGGTGATCCGCGAGGCGGGCCTCAAGGAGAAATTGGCCAACGCTTTGCGCGTGCGGCCTTATATCCAACAGGCTCCGGTAGTGATCGCCGTAGTCGGCGACCCGAATATCTCACCCACTTGGCCTCTGGACGGCGCTGCGGCCATGGAGAATATGGCTATCGCGGCCACGGCGATGGGACTGGGCGCCGCCTGGGTGGGTGGACCGGGTAACACCATGTGGGATAGCGCCGTCCAAGTCCTGCGCGAGAGCGCCAGTCTGCCGCCACAGATGGAGGCAGTCGGGCTCTTATGCGTGGGACACCCCGACGAAGCGAAACCAGCGCACACCAAGGACGCGAAATACGACGGCTCGCGCGTCCACCTGGATCACTGGAACAACTTGCGCCCGTAG
- a CDS encoding DUF554 domain-containing protein: MTGTILNAITVIIGGTLGTLLGSRLPENMRQSVLHGLGLVTLVVGIGMTRETQNILIVMFSVLLGAILGEWWRIEERLNALGDAIKARVAMGTGGTSTFTEGFVVASLVFCVGPMTILGSIQDGLTGDYHLLAIKSVLDGFAALAFSSSLGVGVVFAAVTVLVYQGSLSLLAGLAQTALTQPMIAEMTATGGVLIMGIGLLLLDIKRLRLSNFLPAIFIAPLLVALLNALGIPVTF; encoded by the coding sequence TTGACCGGCACCATCCTCAACGCCATCACGGTGATCATCGGCGGCACGCTCGGCACATTGCTGGGCTCGCGCCTGCCCGAGAATATGCGCCAGTCCGTATTGCACGGCCTGGGCCTGGTTACCCTTGTAGTGGGCATCGGCATGACCAGGGAGACGCAGAACATCCTCATCGTGATGTTCAGTGTGCTTCTGGGCGCTATCCTGGGGGAATGGTGGCGTATTGAGGAGCGCCTGAATGCTCTGGGCGACGCCATCAAAGCCCGAGTGGCGATGGGAACGGGCGGCACGAGCACTTTCACCGAGGGCTTTGTCGTGGCCAGCCTGGTCTTCTGCGTCGGGCCGATGACCATCCTGGGCTCGATCCAGGATGGCCTCACTGGCGACTACCATCTGCTGGCCATCAAATCCGTGCTGGACGGCTTCGCCGCCTTGGCCTTCTCCTCGTCGCTGGGGGTGGGGGTGGTCTTCGCGGCGGTTACGGTGCTGGTCTACCAGGGTAGCCTGAGCCTGCTGGCTGGGCTGGCCCAGACCGCGCTCACCCAGCCTATGATCGCCGAGATGACCGCCACCGGCGGCGTGCTCATCATGGGCATCGGCCTGCTCCTGCTGGACATCAAGCGGCTGCGCCTCTCCAACTTCCTGCCTGCCATCTTCATCGCCCCGCTACTGGTAGCACTCCTGAACGCGCTGGGTATTCCGGTGACTTTCTGA
- the mgtA gene encoding magnesium-translocating P-type ATPase translates to MTDPITTPTQYWSQPSDSLLATLRSTVNGLTTDEARQRLEEFGANVLEAREKVTALRLLLDQFKSPLVLILVFAAGVSAVLQEWVDATIVLAIVVGSAALGFIQEYGASAAMEKLRARVAIKSTVLRDGQPQVIPAEEVVPGDVVLLSAGSLVPADGVVLEARDFFVNQAVLTGETFPVEKKPGLVEARASLAERTNCVFMGTNVRSGSARVLIVQTGTATAYGQIAERLELRPPETEFERGIRHFGYLLTQVMLVLVLVVFAVNVFFEKPVVDSLLFAVALAVGLAPELLPAIISITLSHGAQKMAEEGVIVRRLASLENFGSMDILCTDKTGTLTEGIVQLDGALDAHGRPSDEVFLYAYLNAHFQTGLSNPLDEAITAKGVGQDIVSPYSKVDEIPYDFVRKRLSVVVGASLVNAPGQPLMITKGALDNVLAVCTQVRDGGDAVPLDDERLAQIQQRYAEWSGQGYRVLGVAAKEVPTQPIYTREDERDLTFAGFLLFFDPPKPDAQKALADLAELGVQVKIITGDNRLVAVHTAEAVGMKVTGVLTGRELDALGDEALLQVAERTDLFVETDPNDKERIILALQKMGHVVGYMGDGINDAPALHAADVGISVDKAVDVAKEAADLVLLEPDLEDLRRGIVLGRTTFANSLKYVFTTTSANFGNMFSMAGASLFLPFLPLLAKQILLNNFLSDFPAMTIATDSVDHELVERPRRWDIRFIRDFMVIFGLVSSVFDYLTFGMLLFLLRATPEQFRTGWFVESLMTELFIALVVRSRRPFFQSRPGKYLLISTLLVAGITVLIPYLPFAGFLGFTPLPIPVMLALLGITVLYMFASELAKKWFYRRET, encoded by the coding sequence ATGACCGATCCTATCACCACACCCACCCAATACTGGAGCCAGCCATCCGATAGCCTGCTGGCCACGCTGCGCAGCACAGTCAACGGGCTGACTACAGATGAGGCCAGGCAGCGCCTGGAGGAGTTCGGCGCCAACGTGCTGGAAGCCAGGGAGAAGGTAACGGCACTGCGGCTTCTCCTCGACCAATTCAAGAGTCCGCTGGTTCTCATCCTGGTCTTCGCGGCCGGGGTATCGGCGGTCTTGCAGGAATGGGTGGATGCCACCATCGTCCTGGCCATTGTCGTGGGCAGCGCGGCGCTCGGTTTCATCCAGGAGTACGGCGCGAGCGCGGCGATGGAGAAACTCCGCGCCCGAGTGGCAATCAAGTCCACCGTGTTGCGCGATGGCCAGCCACAGGTGATCCCCGCGGAAGAAGTGGTGCCCGGCGACGTGGTGTTGCTCTCGGCGGGCAGCCTGGTGCCCGCTGATGGCGTGGTGTTAGAAGCGAGGGATTTTTTCGTCAACCAAGCGGTGCTGACCGGTGAGACCTTCCCGGTCGAAAAGAAGCCCGGGCTGGTCGAGGCGCGGGCCAGCCTGGCAGAGCGCACCAATTGCGTCTTTATGGGCACCAACGTGCGCAGCGGCAGTGCCCGGGTCTTGATCGTGCAAACTGGGACGGCTACCGCATACGGTCAGATCGCCGAGCGCCTGGAATTACGCCCACCGGAGACCGAGTTCGAACGCGGCATCCGCCATTTCGGCTATCTGCTCACCCAAGTGATGCTGGTCTTAGTGCTCGTCGTCTTTGCGGTCAACGTTTTCTTCGAGAAGCCGGTTGTGGATTCGCTACTTTTCGCCGTTGCTTTGGCCGTAGGGCTGGCACCGGAACTTTTGCCCGCCATTATTAGCATCACCCTATCCCATGGAGCGCAGAAGATGGCGGAGGAAGGCGTCATCGTGCGCCGCCTGGCCTCTCTGGAGAACTTCGGCAGCATGGATATCCTGTGCACCGACAAGACGGGCACGCTGACCGAAGGCATAGTGCAACTCGACGGGGCGCTGGACGCGCACGGGCGGCCATCGGACGAAGTTTTCCTCTATGCCTACCTCAATGCACACTTCCAGACCGGATTGTCGAACCCGCTGGATGAGGCCATCACCGCCAAGGGGGTGGGGCAAGATATCGTCTCGCCCTACAGCAAGGTGGATGAGATCCCCTACGATTTCGTGCGCAAGCGGCTGAGTGTGGTAGTAGGGGCATCCCTTGTGAATGCCCCGGGCCAGCCCCTGATGATCACCAAAGGGGCGTTGGACAATGTTCTGGCAGTGTGCACGCAGGTGCGAGATGGCGGGGATGCTGTGCCATTAGATGATGAACGCCTGGCGCAGATCCAACAGCGCTACGCCGAATGGAGCGGGCAGGGCTACCGCGTGCTGGGCGTGGCGGCGAAGGAGGTGCCGACACAGCCCATCTACACCCGTGAGGACGAGCGCGACCTGACGTTCGCTGGCTTTTTGCTCTTCTTTGATCCACCCAAGCCAGATGCACAGAAGGCCCTGGCTGATCTGGCTGAACTGGGCGTGCAGGTGAAGATCATCACCGGAGATAACCGGCTGGTGGCGGTGCACACGGCGGAAGCCGTGGGCATGAAGGTAACTGGTGTGCTGACGGGTCGGGAACTGGATGCGCTGGGCGATGAGGCACTGTTGCAGGTTGCCGAGCGCACGGATTTGTTCGTGGAGACGGACCCCAACGACAAAGAGCGCATCATCCTGGCCCTGCAGAAGATGGGGCACGTGGTCGGTTATATGGGCGACGGGATCAACGACGCGCCGGCCCTTCACGCAGCCGATGTGGGTATTTCGGTGGATAAGGCAGTGGATGTGGCCAAGGAGGCGGCCGACCTGGTTTTACTGGAACCGGACCTGGAGGATTTGCGTCGTGGCATCGTGCTGGGGCGCACCACCTTTGCCAATAGCCTCAAGTACGTGTTTACTACCACCAGCGCCAACTTCGGCAATATGTTCAGCATGGCAGGAGCCTCCCTTTTCTTGCCATTCTTGCCCCTGCTGGCCAAGCAAATCCTGCTCAACAACTTCCTCTCCGATTTCCCGGCTATGACCATCGCCACCGACAGCGTGGACCACGAGTTGGTGGAAAGGCCACGCCGCTGGGACATCCGCTTCATCCGCGATTTCATGGTCATCTTCGGCCTGGTGAGTTCGGTGTTCGATTACCTCACTTTCGGTATGCTCCTGTTCCTCCTCCGCGCCACGCCAGAGCAATTCCGAACTGGCTGGTTTGTGGAGTCGCTGATGACCGAGTTGTTCATCGCCCTGGTGGTCCGTTCCCGCAGGCCATTCTTCCAGAGCAGGCCGGGCAAGTATTTGTTGATCAGCACCCTGCTCGTTGCAGGCATTACAGTGTTGATCCCATATCTGCCGTTTGCAGGATTCCTGGGGTTCACGCCATTGCCGATACCGGTGATGTTGGCACTATTGGGGATCACGGTGTTGTATATGTTTGCGTCGGAGTTGGCGAAGAAGTGGTTTTACAGGCGTGAAACGTGA
- a CDS encoding ferritin family protein encodes MEPEVCQAALSALERAIGIEAEGRRFYSQALALTSDEGAQRVFKALIADEELHERVLKAEYEAIANEGEWMLLDEAKTCEPPSGTEFIFPAGNDAVAALLRLTDGATDEDVLGIAMEFEQRGYDLYKKAAQETDDPKGKEVYEWLAEDENSHYLFLSKTQEYLITKGAWYFDEIERPMFEG; translated from the coding sequence ATGGAGCCCGAAGTTTGCCAGGCCGCTTTGAGCGCTCTGGAAAGGGCGATCGGCATTGAAGCCGAGGGCCGCCGCTTCTACTCTCAGGCACTGGCCCTCACTTCCGACGAGGGGGCACAGAGAGTCTTCAAAGCCCTGATCGCCGATGAAGAGTTGCACGAGCGGGTGCTGAAAGCCGAATATGAGGCCATCGCCAACGAAGGCGAGTGGATGCTCCTCGATGAAGCCAAAACCTGCGAGCCGCCCTCGGGAACCGAATTCATCTTCCCTGCCGGCAATGATGCTGTGGCCGCCCTATTGCGCCTGACCGATGGTGCGACCGACGAGGATGTTTTGGGCATCGCCATGGAGTTCGAGCAGCGCGGCTACGATCTATACAAGAAAGCAGCCCAGGAGACCGACGACCCCAAGGGCAAAGAGGTCTACGAATGGCTGGCCGAGGACGAGAACTCGCACTACTTGTTCCTCTCCAAGACCCAGGAATACTTGATCACCAAGGGCGCATGGTACTTCGACGAGATCGAAAGGCCCATGTTCGAGGGATAG
- a CDS encoding HAD family hydrolase has product MMKAYLLDLDGVLVRGNQLIPGADEFIRRLADKGAKFLVLTNNSIYTPVDLQHRLHSMGIEVTVEHIYTSAMATATFLHQQRPRGTAFVVGETGLIEALHQVGYVITARNPDYVVLGETLSYDIQQITTAVRLVAGGARFIATNPDPMGVEEGGIVPTTGALAALIRKATGVKPYFVGKPNPLMMRSALRYLGEHSENAVIVGDRMDTDIVAGIESGMETILVLTGVTRREEVDRFPYLPSRIVDSIADIEV; this is encoded by the coding sequence ATGATGAAAGCGTATCTTCTGGATTTGGATGGCGTGCTGGTCAGAGGGAATCAACTCATCCCCGGCGCCGATGAGTTTATCCGGCGGCTGGCGGACAAGGGTGCTAAGTTTCTGGTGCTGACGAACAATTCGATTTACACCCCGGTGGATTTGCAGCACCGTTTGCACTCTATGGGCATTGAAGTTACGGTGGAGCACATTTACACTTCGGCCATGGCCACCGCTACTTTTCTGCACCAGCAAAGGCCCCGGGGCACGGCTTTCGTCGTCGGTGAGACCGGGCTGATCGAGGCCCTGCACCAGGTAGGTTACGTGATCACTGCACGAAACCCGGATTATGTGGTGCTGGGCGAAACCCTCTCCTACGATATCCAGCAGATCACCACCGCCGTGCGCTTGGTGGCTGGGGGTGCGCGTTTCATCGCCACGAACCCGGACCCCATGGGCGTGGAGGAGGGGGGAATTGTCCCGACCACGGGGGCTTTGGCCGCGTTGATCCGCAAGGCTACCGGCGTCAAGCCGTATTTCGTGGGCAAACCCAACCCGCTGATGATGCGCAGTGCGCTGCGTTACCTGGGCGAGCACTCCGAGAACGCCGTCATCGTCGGTGACCGGATGGACACCGACATTGTGGCGGGCATCGAGAGCGGTATGGAGACGATCTTGGTGTTGACCGGTGTCACGCGTCGTGAGGAGGTGGATCGCTTTCCTTATCTGCCCTCGCGGATCGTCGATTCGATCGCGGACATAGAGGTGTGA
- a CDS encoding DNA polymerase domain-containing protein, producing the protein MAVTINTWEIGERSVSVSNLSKVFWPEDGLTKEDMLRYYQIIAPTLLPYLKERPVTLRVFPDGIHGFSYYRRDLPEHAPTWLRSVDYQPETANRVIQLPLIDDVAGLVWLANEGSIEFHLWCSRAPDLAEPDMVVFDLDPGDEAGFVEVLQASLRLRDALDRLGLRSYPKTSGGRGVHVYLPLAPGHTYEAVRAWVRDMAEQLSATYPDLIAVAHGPTHQGRQVTIDHAQNSVGRNTAAPYTLRARPGAPVSTPLTWEEVEAGQVRPSDLTLRVLPQRLQQVGDLFAPVLQGGQVLH; encoded by the coding sequence GTGGCGGTAACAATCAACACCTGGGAGATTGGAGAACGATCCGTTAGTGTCTCCAACCTCAGCAAGGTCTTCTGGCCGGAGGATGGCTTGACCAAAGAGGACATGCTGCGCTATTACCAGATCATTGCGCCCACACTATTACCATATCTCAAGGAACGACCGGTTACCTTGCGAGTTTTCCCCGACGGCATCCATGGGTTTTCCTATTATCGGCGGGATTTGCCGGAGCACGCCCCAACCTGGCTAAGGAGCGTGGACTACCAGCCAGAGACGGCGAATCGCGTCATCCAACTGCCGTTGATAGATGATGTGGCAGGGCTGGTGTGGCTGGCAAACGAGGGCAGTATTGAGTTCCACCTATGGTGCTCCCGGGCGCCGGACTTGGCGGAACCCGATATGGTGGTCTTTGACCTGGACCCGGGCGACGAGGCCGGTTTTGTGGAGGTCCTACAGGCGTCGCTGCGGCTGCGCGATGCCTTAGACCGGTTAGGGCTGCGGAGTTACCCGAAGACCAGCGGTGGACGAGGGGTGCACGTTTATCTGCCTTTAGCGCCGGGGCACACGTACGAGGCGGTGCGGGCGTGGGTCAGGGATATGGCGGAGCAACTATCGGCCACTTATCCCGACCTCATCGCGGTGGCTCACGGGCCCACACACCAGGGCCGCCAAGTCACCATCGATCACGCTCAGAATAGCGTTGGTCGCAACACCGCTGCCCCCTATACCCTGCGTGCCCGGCCCGGCGCTCCAGTCTCGACCCCCTTGACCTGGGAGGAGGTAGAGGCTGGCCAGGTGCGCCCCTCTGATCTGACGCTGCGGGTGCTGCCCCAGCGTTTGCAACAGGTGGGCGACTTGTTCGCGCCGGTGTTGCAGGGCGGGCAAGTGCTGCACTGA
- a CDS encoding site-2 protease family protein has protein sequence MSGSIRIGTIFGIPIKINYTWLFIFALLTLSLGLYYFPQRYSDWPTWQYWAVALATTLLFFASVLVHELMHSLISIAQGVPVRDITLFIFGGVSSLTEEPRSAGSEFMMALVGPLSSIVLAAIFGLIWLLSRRFAPPLAAICFYLAGINLSLGFFNLIPGFPLDGGRVLRAILWAATGNIRQATAVATQVGRLIAALFIVGGLGLVFLGQAANGLWLAFIGWFLDNAAQQSYRQMLLTEMLRGVSARDIMTTECAQVYPGLLVESLVHDYLLAQGKRCFVVIQDGKLLGIVTVHNVKTAPRDRWPMLTVQDIMTPLALLKRVAPQDEAIDVLRRMDEADVNQMPVIEGDRLIGLVARDQVLRLIRTRAELGM, from the coding sequence ATGTCTGGTTCGATTCGCATCGGCACGATTTTTGGCATCCCCATCAAGATCAACTACACGTGGTTGTTCATCTTCGCCCTATTGACCCTGTCGCTGGGCCTTTACTACTTCCCCCAGCGCTACTCGGATTGGCCCACCTGGCAATACTGGGCCGTTGCCCTCGCTACCACACTGCTTTTCTTCGCCTCCGTCCTGGTGCACGAGTTGATGCACAGCCTGATCTCCATCGCCCAGGGCGTGCCTGTGAGAGACATCACTCTTTTCATCTTCGGTGGCGTTTCCAGCCTGACCGAGGAGCCCCGCAGCGCCGGCAGTGAATTCATGATGGCTCTGGTGGGGCCGCTGTCCAGCATCGTCCTCGCTGCTATCTTCGGGCTCATCTGGTTGCTGTCGCGGCGCTTCGCCCCGCCCCTTGCGGCTATCTGTTTCTACTTAGCAGGCATCAACCTCAGCCTGGGCTTCTTCAACCTGATCCCCGGCTTCCCGCTGGACGGGGGGCGTGTGCTCCGCGCCATCCTGTGGGCAGCCACCGGCAATATCCGACAGGCCACTGCTGTGGCCACCCAAGTGGGCCGCCTCATCGCCGCACTGTTCATCGTCGGTGGCTTGGGCTTGGTATTCCTGGGGCAGGCCGCCAATGGGCTCTGGCTCGCTTTCATCGGCTGGTTCTTGGATAACGCCGCTCAGCAGAGTTATCGCCAGATGCTGCTCACCGAGATGTTGCGCGGCGTCTCGGCGCGAGATATTATGACCACCGAATGCGCCCAGGTCTATCCCGGCCTGCTGGTGGAGAGCCTGGTACACGATTACCTGCTGGCCCAAGGAAAGCGCTGCTTCGTCGTCATTCAGGACGGCAAGCTCTTGGGCATCGTTACGGTGCACAACGTCAAGACTGCCCCCCGAGACCGCTGGCCGATGTTGACGGTGCAGGATATTATGACCCCGCTGGCCCTGCTGAAACGGGTCGCGCCCCAAGATGAGGCCATTGACGTCCTGCGCAGGATGGATGAGGCCGACGTCAACCAGATGCCGGTCATTGAGGGCGACCGCCTGATCGGTCTGGTCGCTCGCGACCAAGTGCTACGCCTCATCCGAACACGGGCTGAACTGGGAATGTGA
- a CDS encoding GAF domain-containing protein, with the protein MKDVSETDARPTGDLEHPFSSPSPLGDAVSEPKCTEETLRRQVEELATLQAIVLDIAAPHDLPTLLQTIVERATRLLDAPGGGLYLCDPERQEVRCVVSYNTPHDYTGVVLKYGEGAAGVVAQTGQPLIIDDYRIWPGRAPTYEQDQPFTAVLSAPMLWQGQVIGVIHVLHNVETRRFTPKDLQLLTLLANHAAIAVANTRLYEETRRRVQELESLYQTSTSVVGNLKLEETLQRIIDAAVHAVPAAQKGSLHLLDEQRNVLVMRAGHGFSREVMEAATFRVGEGYTGWVFAHNQPLILANVKTDPRTKVIELPEVEEEKSAICVPLVVKGKTIGTITLDSVASYNAFNEDDLRVLSAFATQAAIAFENARLYEVAQRELAERKRAEERLRQSQQLLERTLHSLEDAVFIMDAKTTQILDCNHAASRIFGYNREEMLGRTTAFLHVNRAALEQFRRHLFSAVEKRGFLHLFEFQMKRKDGTIFPTEHSVTPLEDEQGNRTGWVSVVRDITEHKRLEEQLRYSQRMETVGRLAGGVAHEFNNLLMAITGYASLAIDTLRLDDPVREDLEQIVKIAEQGANLTRQLLALGRRQIIAPRVINLNDLILNMDKMLRRLLGDDIELVTVPAPDLGLVKVDPGQIEQALINLVVNARDAMPRGGKLTIETANVTLDEDYVRQHVGTVPGDFVLLAVSDTGVGMTEEVKEHLFEPFFTTKEIGQGTGLGLSTVYGIVKQHEGYIWVYSEPGQGTTFKIYLPRVREKPERLPRQDEEGYLPRGTETVLVVEDDPAVREVMVRILREQGYTVLEAASADEALQIAARAEGIQLLLTDVVMPKMSGKALAERLRVIYPNLKVLYVSGYSDNAIAHHGIFEKGIAFLQKPFTIAALARKVREVLG; encoded by the coding sequence ATGAAAGACGTGAGTGAGACCGACGCCCGACCAACGGGGGACCTGGAGCACCCCTTCTCCAGCCCATCTCCATTAGGAGACGCAGTCAGCGAGCCCAAGTGCACAGAAGAGACACTGCGTCGTCAAGTGGAAGAACTGGCTACCCTGCAGGCCATTGTCCTCGATATCGCCGCCCCGCATGATTTGCCCACCCTGCTCCAGACTATCGTCGAACGAGCCACCCGGCTGCTGGACGCTCCTGGCGGCGGCCTATATCTCTGTGACCCCGAGCGGCAAGAGGTTCGCTGCGTGGTGAGTTACAACACTCCCCACGATTACACCGGCGTAGTGCTCAAATACGGCGAAGGCGCGGCCGGCGTCGTCGCCCAGACCGGACAACCCCTGATCATTGATGATTATCGCATCTGGCCCGGCCGAGCCCCTACCTACGAGCAGGACCAGCCCTTCACCGCCGTCCTCAGCGCACCGATGCTCTGGCAAGGACAAGTGATCGGGGTGATTCACGTCCTGCACAATGTGGAAACGCGCCGTTTCACGCCGAAGGACCTGCAGTTGCTCACCCTTCTCGCCAACCATGCCGCGATCGCGGTGGCAAACACCCGTTTGTACGAGGAAACACGCCGTAGGGTGCAGGAATTAGAGTCGCTTTACCAAACCAGCACGAGCGTAGTCGGCAACCTGAAGTTGGAGGAAACCCTGCAGCGGATTATAGATGCTGCCGTCCATGCCGTCCCTGCGGCACAAAAAGGCTCCTTGCATTTGTTGGATGAGCAGCGCAACGTGCTGGTGATGAGAGCCGGCCATGGCTTCAGCCGCGAGGTGATGGAGGCGGCCACTTTCCGGGTAGGCGAAGGTTACACCGGGTGGGTTTTCGCTCACAATCAACCCCTTATCCTGGCCAACGTCAAAACCGACCCCAGAACGAAGGTGATCGAACTGCCCGAGGTGGAGGAGGAGAAGTCGGCCATCTGTGTCCCGCTGGTGGTGAAGGGAAAAACCATTGGTACCATCACCTTGGACAGCGTCGCTTCTTACAATGCCTTCAACGAAGACGATTTGCGCGTTCTCTCGGCCTTTGCCACGCAGGCAGCGATCGCCTTTGAGAATGCCAGGCTCTACGAGGTGGCGCAGAGGGAATTGGCGGAACGCAAGAGAGCAGAGGAGAGGCTTCGCCAAAGCCAACAATTGCTCGAAAGGACGCTCCACAGCCTGGAAGACGCAGTTTTCATCATGGACGCCAAGACCACACAGATCTTGGACTGTAACCACGCTGCCTCACGGATTTTCGGTTACAATCGAGAGGAGATGTTAGGAAGGACAACCGCGTTCCTACACGTGAACCGGGCCGCGTTAGAGCAGTTCCGACGGCATCTTTTCTCCGCTGTGGAAAAGCGCGGTTTCTTACATCTCTTCGAATTCCAGATGAAACGCAAGGACGGGACGATCTTCCCAACCGAGCACAGCGTCACGCCTCTGGAAGATGAGCAAGGAAACCGTACAGGCTGGGTGAGTGTGGTGCGCGACATCACCGAACACAAACGCCTCGAGGAGCAGTTGCGCTATTCCCAGAGAATGGAAACCGTCGGTCGTCTGGCCGGCGGCGTAGCCCACGAATTCAACAATCTGCTCATGGCCATTACCGGCTACGCTTCGCTAGCCATAGATACGCTGCGGCTCGACGACCCAGTACGCGAAGATCTGGAGCAAATCGTGAAAATCGCCGAACAGGGGGCTAATCTCACCCGCCAACTGCTAGCCCTGGGCCGCCGCCAAATCATCGCCCCGCGGGTGATCAACCTCAATGACCTTATCCTCAACATGGATAAGATGTTGCGCCGTCTGCTCGGCGACGATATCGAATTGGTCACCGTTCCCGCGCCTGACTTGGGCCTGGTCAAAGTGGACCCCGGTCAAATCGAGCAAGCCCTCATCAACCTGGTCGTGAACGCCCGCGACGCCATGCCCCGGGGCGGCAAACTCACCATCGAGACCGCCAATGTGACGCTGGATGAAGATTATGTGCGCCAGCACGTGGGCACCGTCCCTGGCGATTTCGTCCTGCTGGCCGTCAGCGACACCGGCGTGGGTATGACCGAAGAAGTCAAAGAGCATCTTTTCGAGCCCTTCTTCACCACCAAGGAGATCGGCCAGGGCACTGGATTAGGCCTTTCGACTGTATACGGCATTGTCAAGCAGCACGAGGGCTACATCTGGGTATATAGTGAACCGGGCCAGGGCACCACATTCAAGATCTACCTGCCTCGAGTCCGCGAAAAGCCAGAAAGGCTGCCCCGACAGGACGAAGAAGGTTACCTGCCACGTGGTACAGAGACGGTGCTTGTGGTAGAAGATGACCCGGCGGTCCGAGAGGTGATGGTCCGCATCCTGCGTGAGCAAGGTTACACCGTGCTGGAGGCAGCCAGTGCCGACGAGGCTCTGCAGATAGCCGCCCGCGCAGAGGGTATCCAACTTCTGCTGACCGACGTGGTGATGCCAAAGATGAGCGGCAAAGCGCTGGCCGAACGGCTCCGAGTCATCTACCCTAACCTCAAGGTGCTCTATGTCTCAGGCTACAGCGACAACGCCATCGCCCATCATGGCATCTTCGAGAAAGGCATCGCCTTTCTGCAGAAGCCGTTCACCATTGCCGCACTGGCGCGCAAAGTGCGCGAGGTGCTGGGATAA